The genomic stretch AACTACCCCTTAGATTGGGACAAAATCTGGGggagagaacttccctggtggtccagtggttcagaatctgccttgcaaagcagaggacgtgagtttgatccctggtccaggaactaagatcccacatggtgcagagcaactaagcccacacactggaattactgagcccatgtgcttgGCATGCCGCAAACTAAgacccaaaaattaaaaaaaaaaaatctgggggaAGAACTGAGATGCAAACGGATGGGAAAAAATAAGGCCAACAGAAGATCTGGAGACAAAGCTGGACATGAAAGAGTGGGTCTGGGGTGAGGGCGGTCTGCTGGCCACTATCTTCTTGATATCCGCTCTCCCCCAGCTGGCTGGCCCGCACAGACCCCAAGGATGTGGCACGAGTAGAGAGCAAGACGGTGATTGTAACTGCTTCTCAACGGGACACGGTGCCCCTCCCGGCTGGTGGGGCCCGTGGGCAGCTAGGCAACTGGATGTCCCCAGCTGAGTTCCAGCAAGCTGTGGATGAGAGGTTTCCAGGCTGCATGCAGGGTAATCAGGGCAGGGACACAGAGGCAGGGGCACTGAAGGTATCAACAGGTTGGAACCCTTCATCCAGGTGGCATTTTCCTCCGTAGGCCGAACCATGTACGTGCTTCCGTTCAGCATGGGTCCCGTAGGCTCCCCGCTGTCCCGCATCGGAGTGCAGCTCACAGACTCTGCCTACGTGGTGGCAAGCATGCGGATTATGACCCGGCTGGGGACGCCTGTGCTTCAGGCCCTGGGAGATGGCGACTTTGTCAAGTGTCTTCACTCTGTGGGCCAACCCTTTACTGGGCAAGGTGAGCACCTGCTCTGCCCAGGGGAGGACACAGAGGCCCGCTTGTACTCAGAGGGAACCCCACAGCCTAGCCATCCTGATTAGTGAGATAGTGAAGTCCCATGTTCTAGAGCAGGAGTGGGCTGGGAGTGAGTCTGTGTTGACAAAGTCGTTTGCACAAGATTGAGAAGAATTATCCAAGAATAGGGGCACCGGAGCTGACAGGTGTCATGAGGTAGGCGGTTTTAGCCACCCACTGACACCACCACTGCTCCCAGTGTCTTTCCTGCCAACCCCAATCCCTCCAGCCCCTGACACCCTGATGCCTGATGCCCCTGCCAGCAGCCCCATGAATCCATTGTCCCCAGGGGAGCCGGTGTGCCAGTGGCCATGCAATCCAGAGAAAACCCTGATTGGCCACGTGCCCGACCAGCGGGAGATCATCTCCTTCGGCAGCGGCTATGGTGGCAACTCCCTGCTGGGCAAGAAGTGCTTTGCCCTTCGCATCGCCTCTCGGCTGGCCCGGGATGAGGGCTGGCTGGCGGAGCACATGCTGGTGAGGGCCTGGTGAGGGTCTGAGGGGGGCAGGCCAGGGGTGGGGCCTGACCAGTCAGCCTCAGCCTCGCCTCTCCACTGCCAGACTGAAGGCCAAGGACTCAGCCCAGATGCCCAAAGCTTTGGCCTGAGGCTGCTGACTGTTGGGGGGCTTCCCCTTGCTGCCACCCCAGGCCCCATGGCCAGGCGGTGTACCCAATTAGTGAATAGACCTTGGTCCTCCCTGTCGACCCCTAGCTGTCCTTCCCAAGCAGGCCATTCCTGACCTCTGTCTGGTGCTCTCTTCCTTGTCCTCTCTCTCCCCAACTCGCAGATCCTGGGAATCACCAATCCCGCGGGGAAGAAGCGTTATGTGGCAGCCGCCTTCCCCAGTGCTTGTGGCAAGACAAACCTGGCCATGATGCGGCCGGCACTGCCAGGCTGGAAAGTGGAGTGTGTGGGGGATGACATTGCCTGGATGAGGTTTGACAGTGATGGTGAGAGGCCCTCAGATCATACTCTGGGTTCCCCCCTGCCTCCTGGCAGCCCCCCACCCTGGAGATGCAGAGCCTTTCCCCTCAGATCTAGGGTCTAGCTCAGGGCAGGGAGGAGCTGAGCAAGACCTTCCAAGACTGAGCCTCTCAACTTTTCCTGGTTAGTCCTTCctttttttcacttctcctcCCAACAGGTCGACTCCGGGCCATCAACCCTGAGAATGGCTTCTTTGGGGTGGCCCCTGGCACCTCTGCCACCACCAATCCCAATGCTATGGCCACAATCCAGAGTAACACCATTTTCACCAATGTGGCTGAGACCAGCGATGGCGGCGTGTACTGGGAGGGCATCGATCAGCCTCTTCCACCTGGCGTCACTGTGACCTCCTGGCTAGGCAAACCCTGGAAACCTGGTATGAGGAGTTAGTCAGACCCGGGGCTCAGTACCTTGTTGATGTAAAGGAACCTGCAACCACCTCCCAGGACCTCTGGGAGGCCCAGGGATTTATGAATGTTCTGTTTTCTAACCCTAAGCAAGATCTCAAGTCACATCCCAGCTCCACCAAGTATTGGCTCTGTGGCCTGACAGAGTTGCTAAAACCTCCTGAGCTTCAGGGTCCCCATCACTTGAATGGGGGTAGTTATTACAGTAACTAGCTCATAAGGTGTTGGAGGATTAAATTAAAGAATGTATGTAAAAGGTTCAACATAGTGCCAAATACATAGTAAATTCTCAATTAATATAAGCTGAATGTTTTTAAAGGGGACGGGCTGTCTTGGAAATTTTTACAGAAAGAATGGGACTCAAAGCACAATCCATAAAGTTGGACCCATTAGGAAGGAGGaagcctgcccctcccctcccctgggtcCCCACCGCCACCCTCCTAAAATAACCATTGGCTAAAGGTCAGTATTGTTAACTTTCCCCTGCTCTTCCAACATATTCACCCCAGTCCTTTCAAACGAAGTTAGACCAGCTCTTTAGCCTCTCCTGGAAGCTAGTTTCTCAACCATGTCATTACTCTCCAGTGCCCTGccgcccttcccttcccccagtcCTGCACTCTGGACCTTCAGCTTTTAGTGGCCTTTGGCATTTAGACAGCCGAGATCTAGGGTTGGGAGCAAAGAAGAGCTTAGCAGGGGAGGGTGGCCTGTGGTCACTGAAGCCTACATTCAAGTTTTCCAGGCTGGCTTAGCAGTCACCCTCTTCATCTAATCCTTCATTTTCTCTAACACCATCATTAAGCCCTCCTCAGCCTCCCCACCCAACTTCAAAATCCAAGAAACTTTCATATTTCCCCACAGGCTAGTTGCCCAACCCTTTCATCATCCCTGGATTCAGGGGTATTACTAGGGCGTGTTGTACCAGCTTCAGTTCTCAGAATAATACCCTGAGCTAGGTCCTGAACTGAGGATGAAAGTGCCAGAGAGAAGCGTAAGGGATGGTTCTTATATGAGAGTGGAGGCAGGAGCCGGGCTGGAGCAGGGCAGGGTACACTGGCTCTGTGACTCCCTTGCCCCCCAGGTCTGAGCAGCAACTTCTAGCAGAGAAAGTACTGTGCCCATTCAGGGCCCCCATGATGGGGCTTTATACATATGCCACTGACTCGGTCCCATCTCCTCTCCAGGCATCTGAAGGGGCCTAAAATGACCTCCTCAGGTAACAACTGTCCAGGTTACGTCCTCAACTGAGTTCTTCAAGCCCTGTCACTCCAGCAGGGTCTAAGCAGACCCAGGGAAATTACCAAAATACTGCCTGCTTTAAAATTAGTTCCTGTTTGCATTTTGATAACTCAGGAAATTGTCTTCCACCATTTGCTGATGGAAAGTCAGTTATCTGAAATACTGACCTGACAGTCTCAGTTTTTGCTTTAGGTTTGagtgtttatttaaataataatctcATAAAAGAGTTTCTGGGGCAAAATTTCTATTATAACTCTATGACAGTATTTAACCCCATTCCCTTAAGCACTGGCCAAATTCTGTAACTTAGTATAAACATTAATATCCTGCTAAACCCCAGTTCCTCTCCCATTCTTTTCTCCCATAACTCAGTTGGCAGCACCATCATGGATAAATAACTTGATCTTCAGGGGAGATGTTGTGGCTCCCTTCTCCCTACTAACCTCCAACTCAAGGTTGCAGGGAGCCAATGAGGCAAAAAGAAATTGTGCAAGAGTGCCTGCAAAGGTATGTGTGTTGGGAGTGGACATGCCCTTGGAAGTGATAGTATTTGTATTTGCTCTGCCAGGTGACAAGGAGCCCTGTGCGCATCCCAACTCTCGCTTTTGTGCCCCGGCTGGCCAGTGCCCCATCATAGACCCCGCCTGGGAGGCCCCAGAGGGAGTCCCCATTGACGCCATCATCTTTGGAGGCCGTAGACCCAAAGGTAAACATCATGCAGGCTCCGTGCCTTCTGGGTTAAGAGTCAGGCTCTCTATCAGGACACACCTCCCTCTTGTACTTAAAGCTCAGAAGGCCTCAACCTGGATTGCTAACTACAGCTGTCTGCCTGTAGAGCGCCCCCGCCCCTGGAGAATCAAGGTGGAGGGGGCAGCATAGGGTTTGAAAATCCACAGTGGAGGTCCTAGGAGAGAGTAGGAGTTGAGATCACCAAAAGG from Capra hircus breed San Clemente chromosome 10, ASM170441v1, whole genome shotgun sequence encodes the following:
- the PCK2 gene encoding phosphoenolpyruvate carboxykinase [GTP], mitochondrial, which codes for MAAMYRPGLRLSWHRLSPWGWSSRCSIQTLRVLSGDLGQLPAKVRDFVEHSARLCQPESIHICDGTEAENTAMLALLEQQGLIRKLPKYKNCWLARTDPKDVARVESKTVIVTASQRDTVPLPAGGARGQLGNWMSPAEFQQAVDERFPGCMQGRTMYVLPFSMGPVGSPLSRIGVQLTDSAYVVASMRIMTRLGTPVLQALGDGDFVKCLHSVGQPFTGQGEPVCQWPCNPEKTLIGHVPDQREIISFGSGYGGNSLLGKKCFALRIASRLARDEGWLAEHMLILGITNPAGKKRYVAAAFPSACGKTNLAMMRPALPGWKVECVGDDIAWMRFDSDGRLRAINPENGFFGVAPGTSATTNPNAMATIQSNTIFTNVAETSDGGVYWEGIDQPLPPGVTVTSWLGKPWKPGDKEPCAHPNSRFCAPAGQCPIIDPAWEAPEGVPIDAIIFGGRRPKGVPLVYEAFNWRHGVFVGSAMRSEATAAAEHKGKVIMHDPFAMRPFFGYNFGRYLEHWLSMEGRKGVRLPRIFHVNWFRRDEAGRFLWPGFGENARVLDWICRRLDGEDSARETPIGLVPKEGALDLSSLGAIDTTQLFSLPKDFWQQEVHDIRSYLTEQVNQDLPKEVLAELEALEGRVRRM